In Pyrus communis chromosome 15, drPyrComm1.1, whole genome shotgun sequence, the genomic stretch TGAAGCATAATGAAAACAtaaggaacaaacatataatgtgtgttcattttaCTATTCAGCAAGTCTCttaaaatttattgaaaaaaatgaaatacaagatgaaagttatctattttctatctaagtaaATCGCAATCTAAGCGGGTGTCTAGACGGGTCTGGGCGGGTTAGGCGGGTGCCTCATCAGGTCTAGGtgctcttttttaattttcaaatatctAGACATTAATCGGGATGGTAGCCTGCCTAACGTCTAGATAGGGCCTAGACGGCGCTAGGCGGGATTTTTAGGACAGTGGTTTTAAGAAAGCATAGCAGACTAAAGTTGTTGGGACTCGGAAAGTCCCTCGTCCAAAGATGGGAACTGAATTAAATCTACAAGAGGCTTAAGGtatcattaataaaaataaaactcttcACTTTTGATTCTCTACATGCATCTTCATCATATGATTGCCAGGACAGCACAACTGCAGCCTGCTGCAGTTAGCTATTTGATTTTCTGTGCTGCTGTGCGTGTTGTTCTACCTTGACTGTAAAGTGTAAACCTCAGTTTATGTTCAGACGCAACGCAACGCAAGTCGTCGGAGGTCAGCTGCAGCGAGTACAGGCACAAGAGTTGCTTGTAGCCTACTAAAAGCGGAAGACAACGTAAATGACGACGAAACATGTGAGCTAGTCAGTGGATTTGAAGTTTCAGTTGACGGCGACGGTGTTGCCGGTACCATCAACGCTTATCTCTTCAAGGCAGTCAAAAACAATAACGGAATTGGGATACTTCTCTTGTCTGACATCTTTGGCTTCGAAGATTCATCCACCAGAGAGTTTGCATATCGCATTGCCTGCAACGGTTACAAGTAACGACATTTTCTTAACCTTCAACTGCCATGACTATATCTATGCACAATTAAGTAGTTCCTCAAGTTTCTTTTTTTATGCGTACAACAATATGCAGCGTTTTACTTCCGGACCTATTCCGCGGAGATCCATGGACAAAGGACCGCCCGAAGGTTGATTTTGAGAAGTGGATTGCTGAACAAGAAGCTCAAGGGGTTGCAAAAGACATTGCCGCGTGTGCAAAATGGATGGTTGATGAGTTTGCAGCTGCAGGGATCTCAAACAAGCTTGGCTTGATAGGTTTTTGCTACGGAGGTGGCAAAGTGATCGAGGTGTTGGCGCAGGACCAGGGCGCTTATTTCGGGATTGGGGTCTCATTCTACGGGACAAGGATGGACAACACATCAGTAGCTTCTAATGTGAAGGTTCCTGTATTGTTTATTACAGGGGACAACGACCCGCTGTGTCGTGTGAACGTGGTAGAAAGTATTGAGAAGATCATCGGC encodes the following:
- the LOC137717193 gene encoding uncharacterized protein — encoded protein: FEETKIKHKRKKCRGAKQLQLLRKEGRKEDERYELAVILNWKWKREATNATAVVGGFHVSQKQNKNKKKQPKSSIRFHLNIFCFSSAGRRHRLLLIYVQTQRNASRRRSAAASTGTRVACSLLKAEDNVNDDETCELVSGFEVSVDGDGVAGTINAYLFKAVKNNNGIGILLLSDIFGFEDSSTREFAYRIACNGYNVLLPDLFRGDPWTKDRPKVDFEKWIAEQEAQGVAKDIAACAKWMVDEFAAAGISNKLGLIGFCYGGGKVIEVLAQDQGAYFGIGVSFYGTRMDNTSVASNVKVPVLFITGDNDPLCRVNVVESIEKIIGRGSRVVSFKGRGHGFAHRPQSFEEDEDAEKAFTLMRNWLDGLLAIANAG